In the Streptomyces sp. cg36 genome, one interval contains:
- a CDS encoding DUF6603 domain-containing protein has translation MAKQAGTLGSIALALAGLVQPVQGRFGPGGPRLLAAELGLKFPPAIDTTAAMAEASGRATQQLNAIPALAAELASAVASGADATVLDKSVRLAGAVKLAVDAVGAVGAAFKSVPAGSGIPPDEVNAFADAFSARVLDYLLVSSAESRPGLAAALEFAGGIERTEVAAGDAVHPAFVRRRVHVDKLAAFVANPGEQLGSAYGWGAPGFTGVVLLLTLARLLRSLDVPVIEASSGGGSPLLDVVFVEVTPRGDVTPSGLAYTVVRPLPPVTLTEYDGGTWQAALQLQLPLPIGTQVLHQADDTFTVTPPPGARVEGELAVVVTATGPDGAPYLLVGEPGGSRLEAAKLGAKLGLRLGWDPAAGHSTGALVVGGEVEGLRLLIDASQGDGFVATVLGGGRLDASFDLAFAVDSRHGLQLSGSGGLEVQIPVHVELGPVEIQQVYLAARIGGGSVPLELSAGFSATLGPVRASVDRMGVVVDLSVPDGGGNVGPLNLDFAFKPPNGVGLAIDAGVVSGGGYLYADSDRGEYAGALELEFAGFLALKAIGLISTRMPDGSKGFSLLVVITAEFGGGGIQLGYGFTLLAVGGLIGLNRGMNLQALTEGVRTGRIESVMFPHDVVANAPRIISDLRAYFPPERGKFLIGPMAKIGWGTPALVSVSLGVIIEIPGNLAVLGVLKCALPTEDLALLVLQVQFIGAIEFDKSRLWFYAQLFDSRILTMTIDGGMGLLVAWGDNPDLVLTVGGFHPSFKPPALPFPVPKRLSVDIINMPGRLIRISGYFAVTSNTVQFGAHAELRLGFDDFGIEGQLSFDALFRFSPFSFIISISASVSLKAFGVGLFGIDLRFELEGPDPWRAHGRGSISLLFFEISADFDISWGEEHDTTLPPVQVLQLLAGEILKTEGWETRLPSGGTNPLVTLRRLPDTDRLVLHPLGTLFVRQRSIPLGVRVDRVGAQRPSDGKRFTVSPDPTGGLVQLSLTDDKFAMAQFQDMDDAAKLSRAAYESQDAGLELSAEREALASVRAVRRSARYEMHIIDSRVPQTTPTTLAAAAQPSPPPTKPKRFHNVSPALFDRLLDGSSTSRSPLSRKDAERRQPFAPDDTVQVTGQRFVVAYVRNNLQAFPPTADVAQGATSFRSETAAADALAGWILADPSLAGTLHVIPESEAAAPLTVPGSWSAEAPAPGERAETEAVRLGAGTVFVAGGRDRTASAVASAVLFDPVRKTWRAAASLLAPRRRHTVTPLPDGRVLAIGGRGADGAVLASAEVYDPVADTWTALPPLTTARAEHSATLLSTGKVLVAGGLGVREGDSEHALSSVELFDPRTGAWAPTVPPMNDARCGHRAVTLHDAAHRVLLIGGALATGGTRAALAFCELYDPAAGTWSPAASLTTARRGHGATVLPDGSVLVTGGDAPGVPAAGRFGLGALDSVERYDAHTDTWSAAPGLPGGGRAGHQAVLLRTGKVLVTGGAGGPARTVGHRAAALYDPATRAWTTTGALATGRWDFTALELADGRVLALGGTVRTGPAAPEGTDVLTATAEIYTP, from the coding sequence ATGGCCAAGCAAGCCGGCACCCTCGGCAGCATCGCCCTTGCCCTCGCCGGGCTGGTCCAGCCCGTGCAGGGGCGGTTCGGGCCGGGCGGGCCGCGCCTGCTCGCCGCCGAACTCGGCCTGAAGTTCCCGCCGGCCATCGACACCACCGCGGCCATGGCCGAGGCGAGCGGACGCGCCACCCAGCAGCTGAACGCGATCCCCGCGCTGGCGGCCGAGCTGGCCTCGGCCGTGGCCTCGGGGGCCGACGCCACAGTCCTCGACAAGAGCGTGCGGCTGGCGGGGGCCGTCAAGCTGGCCGTGGACGCGGTCGGCGCGGTCGGGGCCGCCTTCAAGTCGGTCCCCGCGGGCAGCGGCATCCCGCCGGACGAGGTCAACGCGTTCGCCGACGCCTTCTCCGCCCGGGTCCTGGACTACCTGCTGGTCTCCTCGGCGGAGTCGCGGCCCGGTCTGGCGGCGGCGCTGGAGTTCGCCGGCGGCATCGAGCGCACGGAGGTCGCGGCGGGCGACGCCGTGCACCCGGCCTTCGTCCGCCGCCGGGTGCACGTCGACAAACTCGCCGCCTTCGTGGCCAACCCGGGGGAACAGCTGGGGAGCGCCTACGGCTGGGGGGCACCCGGCTTCACCGGCGTGGTCCTGCTGCTGACCCTGGCCCGGCTGCTGCGCAGCCTGGACGTCCCGGTGATCGAGGCGTCCAGCGGCGGCGGCTCCCCCCTCCTCGACGTCGTGTTCGTCGAGGTCACCCCGCGCGGCGACGTCACCCCGTCCGGCCTCGCCTACACCGTCGTACGCCCGCTGCCCCCGGTCACGCTCACCGAGTACGACGGAGGGACCTGGCAGGCCGCGCTCCAGCTCCAACTGCCGCTCCCCATCGGCACCCAGGTGCTCCACCAGGCCGACGACACCTTTACGGTCACCCCTCCCCCGGGCGCCCGGGTCGAGGGCGAGCTCGCGGTCGTGGTCACCGCCACCGGCCCCGACGGCGCCCCCTACCTGCTGGTCGGCGAGCCGGGCGGCAGCCGTCTGGAGGCGGCCAAGCTCGGCGCGAAGCTGGGTCTGCGGCTCGGCTGGGACCCGGCGGCCGGGCACTCGACGGGCGCCCTGGTGGTCGGCGGCGAGGTCGAGGGCCTGCGGCTGCTCATCGACGCCTCGCAGGGGGACGGTTTCGTGGCCACCGTGCTCGGCGGCGGCCGGCTGGACGCCTCCTTCGACCTGGCGTTCGCCGTCGACTCGCGGCACGGCCTCCAGCTCAGCGGCAGCGGCGGACTGGAGGTGCAGATCCCCGTCCACGTAGAGCTGGGGCCGGTCGAGATCCAGCAGGTCTATCTGGCGGCCCGGATCGGCGGCGGCAGCGTACCGCTGGAGCTGTCCGCGGGGTTCTCGGCCACCCTGGGCCCGGTCCGCGCCAGCGTCGACCGGATGGGCGTGGTGGTGGACCTGTCGGTCCCCGACGGCGGCGGCAACGTGGGACCGCTCAACCTGGACTTCGCGTTCAAGCCCCCCAACGGGGTGGGCCTGGCGATCGACGCCGGAGTGGTCTCCGGGGGCGGCTATCTGTACGCGGACTCCGACCGCGGCGAGTACGCGGGCGCCCTGGAGCTGGAGTTCGCGGGGTTCCTGGCGCTGAAGGCGATCGGGCTCATCAGCACCCGGATGCCGGACGGCTCCAAGGGGTTCTCGCTGCTCGTCGTGATCACCGCGGAGTTCGGCGGCGGCGGGATCCAGCTCGGCTACGGGTTCACCCTCCTCGCCGTCGGCGGTCTCATCGGCCTGAACCGCGGGATGAACCTGCAAGCCCTCACCGAGGGCGTGCGCACCGGCCGGATCGAGTCGGTGATGTTCCCGCACGACGTCGTCGCCAACGCCCCCCGGATCATCAGCGACCTGCGGGCCTACTTCCCGCCCGAGCGGGGCAAGTTCCTGATCGGACCGATGGCGAAGATCGGTTGGGGCACCCCCGCGCTCGTCAGCGTCTCGCTCGGCGTGATCATCGAGATTCCGGGCAACCTCGCCGTCCTCGGCGTCCTCAAGTGCGCGCTGCCCACGGAGGACCTGGCCCTGCTCGTCCTCCAGGTCCAGTTCATCGGCGCCATCGAGTTCGACAAGTCGCGGCTGTGGTTCTACGCCCAGCTCTTCGACTCCCGCATCCTGACGATGACGATCGACGGCGGCATGGGGCTCCTCGTCGCCTGGGGCGACAACCCCGATCTGGTACTGACGGTCGGCGGGTTCCATCCCTCGTTCAAACCGCCCGCACTGCCCTTCCCGGTCCCCAAGCGCCTCTCGGTCGACATCATCAACATGCCGGGACGGCTGATCCGGATCTCCGGCTACTTCGCCGTCACCAGCAACACCGTCCAGTTCGGCGCGCACGCCGAACTGCGCCTGGGATTCGACGACTTCGGCATCGAGGGGCAGCTCAGCTTCGACGCGCTGTTCCGCTTCTCGCCGTTCTCCTTCATCATCAGCATCTCCGCCAGCGTCTCGCTCAAGGCGTTCGGCGTCGGCCTCTTCGGCATCGATCTGCGCTTCGAGCTCGAAGGCCCGGACCCTTGGCGCGCCCACGGCCGCGGATCGATCTCCCTGCTGTTCTTCGAGATCTCCGCCGACTTCGACATCAGCTGGGGCGAGGAGCACGACACCACGCTCCCCCCGGTGCAAGTGCTGCAACTGCTGGCCGGTGAGATCCTCAAGACCGAGGGCTGGGAGACCAGGCTGCCCAGCGGCGGCACCAACCCGCTGGTCACCCTGCGCCGGCTCCCCGACACCGACCGGCTCGTCCTGCACCCGCTGGGCACCCTCTTCGTGCGCCAGCGCTCGATCCCCCTCGGCGTGCGCGTCGACCGGGTCGGCGCCCAGCGGCCCAGCGACGGCAAACGCTTCACCGTCAGCCCCGACCCCACCGGCGGCCTCGTCCAACTCTCCCTCACCGACGACAAGTTCGCGATGGCCCAGTTCCAGGACATGGACGACGCCGCGAAGCTCTCCAGGGCCGCCTACGAGAGCCAGGACGCCGGACTGGAGCTGAGCGCCGAGAGGGAGGCCCTCGCCTCGGTCCGCGCGGTGCGCCGCAGCGCCCGCTACGAAATGCACATCATCGACAGCCGCGTTCCGCAGACCACCCCCACCACCTTGGCCGCCGCCGCGCAGCCGTCCCCTCCGCCGACCAAACCCAAGCGGTTCCACAACGTCAGCCCCGCCCTCTTCGACCGTCTCCTCGACGGTTCGAGCACCAGCCGCTCGCCGCTCTCCCGCAAGGACGCGGAGCGCCGCCAGCCGTTCGCGCCGGACGACACGGTCCAGGTCACCGGACAGCGGTTCGTGGTGGCGTACGTCCGCAACAACCTCCAGGCGTTCCCACCGACCGCCGACGTCGCCCAGGGCGCGACGAGCTTCCGCAGCGAGACCGCCGCGGCCGACGCCCTGGCCGGATGGATCCTCGCGGATCCGTCCCTGGCGGGCACCCTGCACGTCATCCCCGAGTCCGAGGCCGCCGCGCCCCTGACGGTCCCCGGCTCCTGGTCCGCCGAGGCACCGGCGCCCGGCGAGAGGGCGGAGACCGAGGCGGTACGCCTGGGCGCGGGCACCGTGTTCGTCGCGGGAGGACGGGACCGTACCGCAAGCGCCGTGGCCTCGGCGGTCCTCTTCGACCCGGTCCGCAAGACCTGGCGTGCCGCCGCCTCCCTCCTCGCGCCCCGCCGCCGCCACACCGTGACCCCGCTCCCGGACGGGCGGGTCCTGGCGATCGGGGGCCGGGGCGCGGACGGCGCGGTACTGGCGTCGGCCGAGGTGTACGACCCGGTCGCCGACACCTGGACGGCGCTCCCGCCGCTGACCACGGCCAGGGCCGAGCACTCGGCGACCCTGCTGAGCACGGGCAAGGTCCTCGTCGCGGGCGGCCTCGGCGTCCGCGAGGGGGACAGCGAGCACGCGCTGTCCTCGGTCGAGCTCTTCGACCCGAGGACCGGCGCGTGGGCGCCGACCGTGCCGCCGATGAACGACGCCCGCTGCGGGCACCGGGCGGTGACGCTGCACGACGCCGCGCACCGCGTCCTGCTCATCGGCGGCGCACTGGCCACCGGCGGCACGAGGGCCGCACTCGCCTTCTGCGAGCTGTACGACCCCGCCGCGGGCACCTGGTCCCCGGCCGCGAGCCTGACCACCGCCCGCAGGGGGCACGGGGCCACCGTCCTGCCCGACGGGAGCGTCCTGGTCACCGGCGGCGACGCGCCCGGCGTCCCGGCCGCCGGCCGGTTCGGCCTCGGCGCCCTCGACTCCGTGGAGCGCTACGACGCGCACACCGACACCTGGTCGGCCGCGCCGGGCCTGCCGGGCGGCGGTCGCGCCGGGCATCAGGCGGTGCTGCTGCGCACCGGGAAGGTCCTGGTGACCGGCGGCGCGGGCGGCCCGGCCCGCACGGTCGGCCACCGCGCCGCGGCGCTCTACGACCCGGCCACCCGCGCCTGGACCACCACCGGCGCACTGGCCACGGGACGGTGGGACTTCACCGCGCTCGAACTGGCCGACGGCCGGGTCCTCGCCCTCGGCGGCACCGTACGGACCGGCCCCGCGGCGCCCGAGGGCACCGACGTCCTGACCGCCACCGCCGAGATCTACACGCCCTGA
- a CDS encoding kelch repeat-containing protein yields MTSPTLAATGAWTTAGDLPAAASWYGQCDGPVLLRNDKGVLLVAGADANGVAVNRTALYSPTARTWTAGNPLQVPRRLHTVTLLDSGKVLVVGGTSGSSPLSASLTSVELYDPADGSWKTVAGLREARRGHHAVLLSTRKVLVTGGLTTRSGDSAKALATAEIYDPDADTWTATKQPMTDARTGHCAVALKGGQVLVAGGTAPVSGSGTASLAFCELYNPATESWTPAGSLLQPRSRHQLVLASDTTALAVGGATPGTPGDGTFDPFTSLTVERYDLATDKWTALTATPGGRGFHRVVPLGSGKFLVVGGTADERNGAGYQSALVYDSATGTWSAAAGLATGRWAFAATALADGKVLVTGGTVATGIAGAAPDSAELTATTEVFSAGGAP; encoded by the coding sequence ATGACCAGTCCCACGCTGGCGGCCACCGGAGCCTGGACCACGGCCGGTGACCTGCCCGCGGCAGCCAGCTGGTACGGCCAGTGCGACGGCCCCGTACTGCTGAGGAACGACAAGGGCGTGCTGCTCGTCGCGGGCGCGGACGCGAACGGGGTCGCGGTCAACAGGACCGCGCTCTACAGCCCGACGGCCAGGACGTGGACCGCGGGCAACCCCCTCCAGGTCCCCCGGCGCCTGCACACCGTGACGCTGCTCGACAGCGGCAAGGTCCTGGTGGTCGGCGGGACCAGCGGCTCCTCCCCGCTCTCCGCCTCGCTCACCTCCGTCGAGCTGTACGACCCGGCCGACGGCAGCTGGAAGACGGTCGCCGGCCTGCGCGAGGCGCGCCGCGGCCATCACGCGGTGCTCCTGTCGACCAGGAAAGTGCTGGTCACGGGCGGGCTCACCACCCGGTCCGGCGACTCGGCCAAGGCCCTGGCCACGGCCGAGATCTACGACCCGGACGCCGACACCTGGACGGCGACCAAGCAGCCGATGACCGATGCCCGCACCGGCCACTGCGCGGTCGCCCTCAAGGGCGGTCAGGTGCTCGTCGCGGGCGGCACCGCGCCCGTCTCCGGCTCCGGCACCGCCTCCCTCGCCTTCTGCGAGCTCTACAACCCGGCCACGGAAAGCTGGACTCCGGCCGGGAGCCTGCTCCAGCCGCGCAGCCGCCACCAGCTGGTGCTCGCCTCGGACACCACGGCCCTGGCCGTCGGCGGCGCCACCCCGGGCACCCCGGGCGACGGCACCTTCGACCCGTTCACCTCGCTCACCGTGGAGCGCTACGACCTGGCGACGGACAAGTGGACCGCGCTCACCGCGACCCCGGGCGGCCGGGGCTTCCACCGCGTGGTCCCGCTGGGGTCGGGCAAGTTCCTCGTCGTCGGCGGCACCGCCGACGAGCGCAACGGCGCCGGCTACCAGAGCGCGCTGGTCTACGACAGTGCCACCGGCACCTGGAGCGCCGCCGCCGGACTCGCCACCGGCCGCTGGGCGTTCGCGGCGACCGCACTCGCCGACGGCAAGGTCCTGGTCACCGGCGGGACCGTGGCCACCGGGATCGCGGGCGCCGCCCCGGACTCCGCCGAGCTCACCGCGACCACCGAGGTCTTCAGCGCCGGGGGCGCCCCGTGA
- a CDS encoding ATP-binding protein, translating to MYSTIRPGYRRIVRSSPVHCLPLEPGSAGAARRYVAAFLGGARHGALARGGALEEDTLLVVSELVTNAVRHGAGPIWLCLRHVTQSDGREALHLLVGDHGPGCDLDALPTGPSTDATSGRGLGIVDALASAWGSTRARNHHVMWASLRIVPSASAAPPPPRPAAPARALLATTG from the coding sequence ATGTACTCGACCATTCGCCCCGGATACCGGCGCATCGTGCGCTCCTCCCCCGTCCACTGCCTTCCCCTGGAACCCGGGTCCGCCGGAGCGGCCCGCCGGTACGTGGCCGCCTTCCTCGGCGGCGCCCGGCACGGCGCCCTCGCCCGAGGCGGCGCCCTGGAGGAGGACACCCTCCTGGTCGTCTCCGAACTGGTGACCAACGCGGTCCGCCACGGCGCGGGCCCGATCTGGCTCTGTCTGCGGCACGTCACGCAGAGCGACGGCCGCGAGGCGCTGCACCTCCTCGTCGGCGACCACGGCCCGGGCTGCGATCTCGACGCCCTGCCGACCGGCCCGTCCACCGACGCCACCTCGGGCCGGGGGCTCGGCATCGTCGACGCGCTGGCCAGTGCCTGGGGATCGACGCGGGCGAGGAACCACCACGTCATGTGGGCCAGCCTGCGGATCGTGCCGTCGGCGAGCGCCGCTCCGCCGCCCCCGAGGCCCGCCGCTCCGGCGCGCGCCCTGCTCGCGACCACCGGCTGA
- a CDS encoding ABC transporter substrate-binding protein, with protein sequence MRTLAHRTGVGAVGSVLALVLTACGGTDSPSGEARIVSASWGDPQKPLEPANTYETRGGAALDMIFRGLKKYDPGTGSAHNWVADSITTTDQRNYTIRLKKGWTFSNGEPVTAHSFVDAWNYGALGTNEQVGASFFAYIEGYDKVHPASGAPLARTLSGLTVKDERTFTVRLSQKFSLWPDTLGSWAYFPLPRVFFTDHATWLRKPIGNGPYRVASYTRGELMRLRTWKGYPGPDRARNGGVDLRVYTDTHTAYTDLLAGNVDVVHDIPAVDLENAGPDLGRRFVNQPAGVLVTLGFPMYDPRWAGPDHADLRRGVSMAVDRAAITQRIFHGTRVPATDWTTPVLGTGGGHRPGLCGTACSYRPAEAARLIAAGGGLPDGRMRIVYNADVSTNREWVDAVCNSVNNTLDDSHACVGEPVPTFAQFRDRVTNRTLSQPFSYAGQMDYPLIQDFLQPNYRTGGAANDTGFHEPRFDALVDRANAAGTRGAAVSGFQEAERILAQQMPSVPLWYQNGTAGYSPRLSDVSLTPFGVPDYGRIRVG encoded by the coding sequence ATGCGAACGCTGGCCCACAGAACGGGAGTCGGCGCGGTGGGATCGGTGCTCGCACTGGTCCTGACCGCCTGTGGAGGCACGGACAGCCCCTCCGGCGAGGCCAGGATCGTGAGCGCTTCGTGGGGCGACCCGCAGAAACCGCTGGAGCCGGCCAACACGTATGAGACGCGGGGCGGCGCGGCGCTGGACATGATCTTCCGGGGGCTGAAGAAGTACGACCCCGGGACCGGGAGCGCACACAACTGGGTCGCCGACTCGATCACCACGACCGACCAGCGGAACTACACGATCCGGCTCAAGAAGGGCTGGACCTTCTCCAACGGCGAGCCCGTGACCGCGCACTCGTTCGTGGATGCCTGGAACTACGGCGCACTGGGGACGAACGAGCAGGTCGGAGCGTCGTTCTTCGCCTACATCGAGGGCTACGACAAGGTGCACCCCGCCTCCGGAGCGCCGCTCGCCCGCACCCTGTCGGGCCTGACCGTGAAGGACGAGCGCACCTTCACCGTGCGCCTCTCCCAGAAGTTCTCCCTGTGGCCCGACACCCTCGGCTCATGGGCCTACTTCCCTCTGCCCAGGGTCTTCTTCACCGACCACGCCACATGGCTGCGGAAGCCCATCGGCAACGGCCCCTACCGGGTCGCCTCGTACACCAGGGGCGAGCTGATGAGGCTGCGGACCTGGAAGGGCTACCCGGGCCCCGACAGGGCCCGCAACGGCGGAGTCGACCTGCGGGTGTACACCGACACCCACACCGCCTACACCGACCTGCTGGCGGGCAACGTGGACGTGGTCCACGACATTCCGGCGGTCGATCTGGAGAACGCCGGACCGGACCTGGGGCGGCGGTTCGTCAACCAGCCCGCCGGAGTGCTGGTCACCCTCGGCTTCCCGATGTACGACCCCCGCTGGGCGGGCCCCGACCACGCGGACCTGCGCCGGGGCGTTTCGATGGCCGTCGACCGCGCCGCGATCACGCAGCGGATCTTCCACGGCACCCGGGTCCCCGCCACCGACTGGACCACACCCGTGCTCGGTACGGGCGGCGGCCATCGGCCGGGGCTGTGCGGCACGGCCTGCTCGTACCGGCCCGCCGAGGCCGCCAGGCTGATCGCGGCGGGCGGGGGGCTGCCCGACGGACGGATGAGGATCGTCTACAACGCGGACGTCAGCACCAACCGGGAGTGGGTGGACGCGGTGTGCAACAGCGTCAACAACACGCTCGACGACAGCCACGCCTGTGTCGGCGAGCCGGTCCCCACCTTCGCGCAGTTCCGCGACCGGGTCACGAACAGGACCCTGTCCCAGCCGTTCTCGTACGCCGGGCAGATGGACTACCCGCTGATCCAGGACTTCCTGCAGCCGAACTACCGCACCGGCGGCGCCGCCAACGACACGGGCTTCCACGAACCGCGCTTCGACGCCCTGGTCGACCGGGCCAACGCGGCCGGCACCCGCGGCGCGGCGGTCAGCGGATTCCAGGAGGCCGAGCGGATCCTGGCCCAGCAGATGCCGTCCGTTCCCCTCTGGTACCAGAACGGTACGGCGGGCTACTCCCCCCGTCTCTCCGACGTCTCGCTCACTCCGTTCGGCGTCCCCGACTACGGCCGGATCAGGGTGGGCTGA
- a CDS encoding endonuclease/exonuclease/phosphatase family protein, protein MERVTVRDLPESATEPDGSAVVRVLSYNVRSMRDDVEALARVIRACRPDVVCVQEAPRFFRWRKAAARLAKSSGLVYVSGGGTASGPMILSSLRAHVERTEDVLLPRTPGLHQRGFATAVLRFGRARLGVLSCHLSIDADERYAQGGLLLERLSALKVPYAVVGGDFNDRPDGRTFGLLAGALQDGWATEPWGREHTTRLGDPLQRIDAVFATDGVRVLGCGVPMGLPGVLERDLRAATDHLPVLAAVHVPAV, encoded by the coding sequence GTGGAGAGGGTGACTGTGCGGGATCTGCCCGAGTCGGCGACGGAGCCGGACGGCTCGGCGGTCGTGCGCGTGCTCAGCTACAACGTCCGTTCCATGCGCGACGACGTCGAGGCTCTCGCCCGGGTGATCCGGGCCTGTCGCCCCGATGTGGTCTGCGTGCAGGAGGCGCCGCGCTTCTTCCGCTGGCGCAAGGCCGCCGCCCGCCTCGCGAAGAGCTCCGGGCTGGTGTACGTCTCGGGGGGCGGCACCGCCTCCGGCCCCATGATCCTCTCCTCGCTCCGCGCCCACGTCGAGCGCACCGAGGACGTCCTGCTGCCCCGCACCCCCGGTCTGCACCAGCGCGGCTTCGCGACCGCCGTGCTGCGCTTCGGGCGGGCCCGGCTCGGTGTGCTCAGCTGTCATCTGAGCATCGACGCCGACGAGCGGTACGCGCAGGGCGGGCTGCTCCTTGAGCGGCTGTCGGCGCTGAAGGTGCCGTACGCCGTCGTCGGGGGCGACTTCAACGACCGGCCCGACGGCCGCACCTTCGGTCTGCTGGCGGGCGCCCTGCAGGACGGCTGGGCGACGGAGCCGTGGGGCCGCGAGCACACCACGCGGCTGGGCGACCCGCTCCAGCGCATCGACGCCGTCTTCGCCACGGACGGGGTGCGGGTGCTGGGGTGCGGGGTGCCGATGGGCCTGCCCGGCGTCCTGGAACGGGATCTGAGAGCCGCAACGGATCACCTGCCGGTGCTCGCCGCAGTGCACGTCCCTGCCGTTTAG
- a CDS encoding RNA polymerase sigma factor, translating into MAVRRSKKPGSGPGARGRPGASRLSLVGGETYADWEAIYRDNVDRIYRVMFSKVGNRADAEDLTTEVFLAALRPLRTSATVPEVRAYLLATARTVLASHWRRVLGIEVTRLPEEHPQREPEPEEVPSDVPRRARSILDALPDRYRRILELRFLDASSLKEAAAELGVSVGNAKVLQYRALRHAALVAARLEETEG; encoded by the coding sequence ATGGCGGTGCGCCGGTCGAAGAAGCCCGGGAGCGGGCCGGGTGCGCGCGGCAGACCGGGGGCGTCCCGGCTGAGCCTGGTGGGCGGGGAGACGTACGCCGACTGGGAGGCGATCTACCGGGACAACGTGGACCGGATCTACCGGGTGATGTTCTCGAAGGTCGGCAACCGCGCCGACGCCGAGGACCTGACCACCGAGGTGTTCCTGGCGGCGCTGCGTCCGCTGCGGACCTCGGCCACGGTGCCCGAGGTCCGCGCCTATCTGCTGGCGACCGCGCGCACCGTGCTCGCCTCGCACTGGCGGCGCGTGCTCGGCATCGAGGTCACCCGTCTTCCGGAGGAGCATCCGCAGCGGGAGCCGGAGCCCGAGGAGGTTCCTTCCGACGTGCCGCGCCGGGCCCGTAGCATCCTGGACGCCCTGCCGGACCGCTACCGGCGCATCCTCGAACTGCGTTTCCTGGACGCCAGTTCGCTCAAGGAGGCGGCTGCCGAACTCGGCGTGTCGGTCGGCAACGCCAAGGTGCTCCAGTACCGGGCGCTGCGGCACGCCGCGCTGGTGGCGGCGCGGCTGGAAGAGACGGAGGGGTGA
- a CDS encoding Rieske (2Fe-2S) protein → MTVDDEAEKYIEALLRSRRPKPFRARPEDAAEIATAITLRAARPGAGAPSEEFVAALHERLAAQLDEEDGAPRGGTRRRFVRGASIAAAAAGAAVLADRALLRDHPEGGPPQASTLQPNVGAWHTVATSAELPHGAVRPFDTGVVTGFVTRLDGRLRAVSGVCTHQGCRLVLDRAARMLGCPCHNSVFALTGEVVHHQFPRPLPALPRIAVRETGDAVQVYVPTGGGVTPPPIHG, encoded by the coding sequence GTGACGGTGGACGACGAGGCCGAGAAGTACATCGAGGCTCTGCTGCGCTCGCGCCGCCCCAAACCCTTCCGGGCGCGTCCCGAGGACGCGGCGGAGATCGCCACGGCCATCACCCTGCGGGCCGCCCGCCCGGGTGCGGGCGCCCCGAGCGAGGAGTTCGTGGCCGCCCTGCACGAACGGCTGGCGGCCCAGCTGGACGAGGAGGACGGCGCGCCGAGGGGCGGGACCCGCCGCAGGTTCGTCCGGGGCGCGTCCATCGCCGCCGCGGCGGCGGGTGCGGCGGTCCTCGCCGACCGCGCCCTGCTCCGCGACCACCCCGAGGGCGGGCCTCCCCAGGCGTCCACGCTCCAGCCCAACGTGGGCGCGTGGCACACCGTGGCCACCAGCGCGGAGCTGCCGCACGGCGCGGTACGCCCCTTCGACACCGGCGTCGTCACCGGGTTCGTCACCCGGCTGGACGGAAGACTGCGCGCGGTGTCGGGGGTGTGCACGCACCAGGGCTGCCGCCTCGTCCTCGACCGGGCGGCGAGGATGCTCGGCTGCCCGTGCCACAACTCGGTGTTCGCGCTCACCGGGGAGGTGGTCCACCACCAGTTTCCCCGGCCGCTGCCCGCGCTCCCGCGGATCGCCGTGCGGGAGACGGGGGACGCGGTGCAGGTGTACGTGCCCACGGGCGGCGGTGTAACCCCGCCGCCTATCCATGGGTGA
- a CDS encoding cupredoxin family copper-binding protein, translating to MRTAVIRRRVAQRGAVFAATAAALGLLASCGSSTHAGNGGMKMSGMPASTARRGSPTAGGGGAPAAPAPSSTGGAVAVKNFAFAPATLTVRVGTTVTWTNNDDEPHTVTSDNGGPLHSPPLDSGGVYRYTFAKSGTYTYFCTVHPFMHGSVVVQP from the coding sequence ATGCGAACAGCTGTGATACGGCGCCGAGTCGCCCAGCGGGGCGCGGTGTTCGCCGCCACAGCCGCAGCGCTGGGGCTGCTGGCCTCCTGCGGGTCGTCGACGCATGCCGGGAACGGGGGAATGAAGATGTCCGGCATGCCCGCGTCGACGGCCCGGCGGGGCTCCCCGACGGCCGGGGGCGGCGGTGCACCCGCCGCCCCCGCGCCGTCCTCCACGGGCGGTGCGGTCGCCGTGAAGAACTTCGCGTTCGCCCCGGCCACCCTCACCGTACGGGTGGGCACCACGGTGACCTGGACCAACAACGACGACGAACCCCACACGGTCACCTCCGACAACGGTGGCCCCCTGCACTCACCACCGCTCGACTCGGGCGGGGTGTACCGGTACACCTTCGCCAAGTCCGGCACCTATACGTATTTCTGCACCGTCCACCCCTTCATGCACGGCAGCGTGGTGGTGCAGCCGTGA